The genomic segment CGGTTTAGTCTCTCGCAGTGCCTTTCATTACGGTGAAGAAGCTGGACACACTTGGTTGGCACAAGTGCATAAAATGGTATTTTTAGGTACGCCACATCATGGTGCAGCGCTTGAAAAAGGCGGTAACCTGATTGATATTTTATTGGGCTCAAATCCATATAGCTTACCGTTTGCTAAGCTAGGTCAAATTCGTAGTGCTGGTATTACTGATTTACGTTACGGTTCGATTATTGATGAAGACTGGCAGGGAAAAGATCGCTTTAGTTATACTGCGGACGACCGTGGATCATTAGCGTTACCCAATGGTGTGCATTGTTATACCGTTGCGGCAGTGAAAAATAAGCAGTCAACCATAGTCGGCGATGGTTTAATTGGTGATGGCTTAGTGAATGTCGACAGTGCGCTAGGTCGTCACAATGATGATTTACTCCATCTGACTTTCCCTGAGCAGAATCAGTGGGTTGGTCGTGATATGAGTCACATGGATTTATTGTATCATCCTGATGTATATAGCAAAATAAGACACTGGCTATTAGATGATTAAATGCGCACTCAGGATATCGCGTAACTAGCCTGTTATCAGCTATCGGTTATCTGCTATACTGTGCGCCATAACTTAAATTGTGAGTCATAACGACATCACGCTAGCCTTATTAGGACTAATTAATGACCAATAATGATATTTTACGCCGTATTCGCTACACTTTTAATTTCAGTGACGACAAAATGATCACCTTGTTCAAACAAGCTGAAGCAGATGTTACACGTGGCGAAATCAGCGATTGGTTAAAGAAAGATGAAGATCCAGCGTGTGTGCGTTTTAATGATACGCAGATGGCTACTTTTTTAAATGGTCTAATTAATGCGAATCGCGGTAAAAAAGACGGCCCACAACCTGAGCCTGAGCATGTAATCAATAACAATATTGTTTTACGTAAATTAAAAATTGCTTTAGATCTTAAGAATGAAGACGTTCTTGAATTATTAGAAATTGCTGGATTCCGTTTAGGTAAGCATGAACTAAGTGCATTTTTCCGTAAACCTGATCACAAACACTTCCGTGAATGTAAAGATCAAGTATTACGTAACTTCCTTGCAGGACTGCAAATAAAACATCGACCTGAAGACAAGTAGTAAGATCAAATATAATGAATAGAAAGAAAAAAGTTGTTTCAACATTAAAGAAAAAAGCTAAAAAAGCCAATGCTAAATTAGCGCCAAGCTCTAATAAGCCTCGTTACATTTCTAAAGCTGAACGTGAAAAAATGGCATTAGAAACAGAAGCGGCTCAGCCAAGCGAAACTGTTCAGCAAGAACCAAGTGCTGAAAAAGCTCAAGCTGCAGCAGAATAGTTAGCTAAATTTAAAGTCACAAATATAAAAAAGGTATAGCGTACGCTATACCTTTTTCGTTTCAACAGACTGTAATTAGTCTCTTTTCATCATATGATTTAGAAAACTGTTTATAAAAAATTTAGAAAATAGAGTATTGATTACGACCATTTTCTTTACTTTTATACAATGCGCTATCAGCATTCTTAGTCCAAGTATCTACTGTATCGGTATTCGCTGTAAATTCAGCCATACCAATCGATATTGTTACTTGTATAACGTTACCATCTTCTATGACTAAAGCGCTTTCTATCGCTTTACACAGGCGTTCAGCGAGTATGATAGCCTTGTCGGCTGATGTATTCGTCAAGCAAATCGCAAATTCTTCACCACCGTACCGCGCGGCAAAATCTGTTTCCCTAACACTTTCTCGGATCACTCTTGATACTTCAGCAATCACCTTGTCGCCAGCCACGTGGCCGTAGGTATCATTTACTTTTTTAAAGTGATCTATATCTAGCATCATTAACGTCGATACTTGTTCGTAACGTTTAACACGCTTAAATTCGTTAGCAATGAGGGTATTCCAGTTGTGACGGTTATTTAACTGGGTGAGCGAGTCCGTTTGACTTAGGCGTGCTAATTTCTCATTGGCTTTATCAAGTTGTAATCGGTTAATAGCAATATCGGTTACATCATAAATAATCAAACTGACGTGTGTGACTTCACCAGTTAATGAGGCTAATGGTATGATCGTCATATTCTGAAACATAAATTCAGAAATACCGGTGACTGGACGGTAGTTACTAAAACGGAAAATATACGGACGTTGTTCCCAACTGGTAAAGGCGTTATTTTTGAGTAAAAATACCGATTCAATCTTGCTGCGTAACCATGTTTCAGGTAGTTCAGAGAAGTGTGAAAACAGCGGTGAATCTTGCATATCCCTTGCACTTAATCCACTGTGGTTACTCATAAAGTCATTCCAAAGTTGAACTTTGAAGTCTTTATCTAGCACCACAAGACCAGCGTCAATGGTTTGCACCATATTCATGATCCAATGAAACTCACTCAATGAACTTTGATTATCCATGTTAACAATTCCTTGTAACTGTCTGGTTATTTGATCGCTTTGTATTTAAATAAATCATCAAGATAAGCTCAGTTAATCGATGAGGTAAGAAAGGCTATTAAGCAAACTTGGCAATGATTTCTCCGTAAAAAGCAATAACAGGTCGCATTGCACATTATGATGTTCAATTTGATAGTTAATTTCAATCGCAACGGTTTTTTGTTTACGGAAGTTGTTGGCGTTAATCATTTCTTGCACTGTACTGTGCTGACCAAGAACAGAAGGGTGACCTTGACTGAAACTCACATTCAACTGCTGGCTAAAGCCTTGTAAGAATGCACCAATGAGGATATTGGCGGTATCCATGAGAATTTCTTTCTCTTGGAAGTTTGAATCTTGATTTTCAATGCCCATCAATTTGGCCATGTCACCGAAGCTTGAATCATGAAATAACAGTAACGCTTCACCAGAAATACCGGCACAAATAAAGCCTTGGCATACTGTTGATATTGATGCCTGTTCTGATGCCGCCGACAACGCCATGGTTAATTCACTGGCTTCCAAGATATTTACATTTGGTACCGGTAATAGTACAAACACATCGAGTAAGCGCGCTAACAATTCTGCTGCTTGGCCCATCGCCACATTGGCGACTTCTTGCAGTGCATCACGGAACTCAGGTGAAAGGTCTAGCTCAGCGCCGAGTGCAGGTAATGTCTCTGGAATTGATTGTATTAAATCTAGTTGTCTTTTTTCTGCTATTTGTTTCGCCATCAACTGTGCTTCAGCTTGGGCAAACTCGTCTTTTTCGACAATGCCATAGTTGATTAGGATGGTTTCTATTTGCTGACTTGTTACCGGCTTCTGGATAAATGCTAATGCACCTAATGTGGTAACGCGTTGATGAGCTTCGGCTTGAATATCACCAGATACAACAATGACAAGTGCGTTCAATTGCTCTTTTTGGATGGCTTCTAAAACTTGGTAACCATCCATTACCGGCATATTGAGATCGAGAAATACGATGCTACCTTTACCTGCTCTGATTACATCAATACCTTCGGCACCGTTGGATGCAAAACTAACGTCCACATCCCAATAAGGAGGAAGTGTTCTGGCCATTTGTTTACGAGCTAGGTTTGAATCATCACAGATTAATACAGAAACTGACATGAATATCCTTTTTCAATTTCAGTGAAGTAGCAAAAAATTATTGCGTAATAGTAACTAAAAAACAGAGGAAGTGAAAGAATTAGAAGGGATTAACTAATAAATAATGACAGTGAAACATAGGGGGCTTGAAATCATGAGCAGTAGATAATACTGCTCATAAACATGTTTATTGTGGTTTAACAACCATTACACTCATTGATGCTGAACTGACAACTCTTGCTGCTACAGAACCAATAACGGCAAGTTCTAACTTAGCGCGTTTATGACTCGGCATGACAATTAAATCGGCATTATATTTATTGGCAGCTTTAATAATTTCTTTTGATGGCTTGCCCTCCGCCATATGTACCTGTGTTGCAATACTGTCATCAATGTGATTTTTGGCAAAATCTTGTAATGACGCATAGGCTGACTTACGGATCTCTTGCAAAACGGAAGCAGGGAAGTGTGCCGATACCATAGGTAATTGCGACGTTGGCAATACATTTAATAAATGTATTGTTGCGCCAGACATCTTTGCCAGAGCACAAGCGTGCTTCGCAGCGACGTGACTAAAGCCTTCTTCGTTAAGATCAACCGGTAATAAAATAGTTTTATACATAATAAGTTACTTATTTAAAATGAGTTATGTAATTAGTACTAATAGCAGTTCATCATAAATGAAATGCAGTGTCAGAAAATTCACCGCATTTCATGTTATGGATGATAATTACTTATTGGTAGCAATACGACGACGCTGACCAAATGCAATACCTGCAAGTAGCAATAATGCTGGAATGAACAGGAACTCTTTAGCTGGGCGGTCTAATGGACGTTCCACCATTAGGATGTTCCAATCAAAATCAATGCCTGATTTTTCAGCTGGAGAATCAAAACCAACCATATCAACAATCGTTTTGTCTTCTTCAAAGCGTAATTCTAAACCAGTACTCAATAGACGTTCTGCACCAGAGATCGCATCTTCAGCAAAAGGTAGCTGGACAATCTTAGTTTGGAACGCGCCGTCTAGTGTTTCACCTTCAACACGTAAACGTATACCGGCACCGTTAGGTAACTCAGCAAGTACTTGCTCGATATGCTGTGGACCTACTTCTTCGATTGGCGGGTACACCATATCCCACCAGAAGCCTGGGCGGAATAATGTAAACGTGATTAATAATAATCCGATGGTTTCATACCATTTTGATTTTGTTAACCAGTAACCTTGGGTCGCAGCTGAGAACACCAGCATCGCGGTTGTAGCCGAGAAGATGGTCAGTAGTAAATGACCCACAGAGTCCACACCAATCAATAATAACTGGGTGTTAAAGATAAACATGAAAGGTAAGATCGCGGTACGAATGTCGTACATGAAACCTTGGATACCAGTCTTAATTGGATCTGCTTTTGCAATGGCGGCTGCGGCGAACGCTGCGAGACCAACAGGCGGAGTATCATCAGCCAGAATACCAAAGTAGAATACAAATAAATGCACTGCGATCAAGGGTACGATCAAGCCATTTTGAGCACCTAATTCAACAATCACGGGTGCCATCAATGTTGATACCACGATATAGTTTGCTGTTGTCGGTAAACCCATGCCTAAGATCAAACTAATGAGTGCTGTAAAGCCCAGCATCAGCATAATGTTACCGCCTGAGATGTACTCAACAAACTCAGTCATCACTAGACCAATACCGGTCAGCGTTACCGTACCAACAACAATACCCGCTGCAGCTGTCGCCACACCGATACCGATCATGTTACGAGAACCCGATACCATGCCATCAAACAACTCAACAAAACCGGCTTTAACCGCACTTGGTATTGGTTGGCTTTGTTTGAAGTAAGCTTGTAATGGACGTTGGGTTATCACAATAAAGATCATGAATACCGTTGCCCAGAATGCCGACAGACCTGGAGAGAAACGTTCTACCGTTAAACACCAGACTAATACCACAATTGGTAGTAGGAAATATAAACCTGCTTTTGCAGTTGGTCCCGGTTCTGGTAGCTCAAGTAGTTCACTGTCTGGATCATCAATGGCCAGTTCAGGGAACTTTGTTGAGTATTTAACCAGCGCAACATAAATCGCTACAGTGGCAATACCGACAATCCAAGTTGCGCCAGCACCAAATATTTCTTTAGTCCAACCGATACCGTAATAAACCGCAAAGCTGAGGACGATGATGAGTACCACGACAGACATAAACGAGAATAAGCTCTGCGCTAGTGTAGGTTTGTGGCGACGCGGTAAACCTTCCATACCGGCTTTACATGCTTCTAAATGCACGATGTAAATTAACGCGATGTAAGAAATAAGCGCGGGTAAAATAGCTGCTTTAATTACTTCGATGTAAGGGATACCAACGTATTCCACCATCAAGAATGCAGCGGCACCCATAATCGGTGGTGTTAACTGACCATTGGTTGATGCTGCAACTTCGACTGCCCCCGCTTTTGTTGCAGGGAAACCAACACGTTTCATCAGTGGAATTGTAAAGGTACCTGTTGTTACTACGTTTGCAATTGAAGAACCTGATACTAAACCACTTAAACCAGATGCCACAACGGCTGCTTTTGCAGGACCGCCACGCATGTGACCAAGTAATGAGAATGCCACTTTAATGAAGTAGTTACCGGCACCTGCTTTATCGAGTAATGAACCAAACAATACAAACAAGAAGACAAATGAGGTTGATACACCAACTGCCACACCAAATACACCTTCGGTTGTTAACCATTGGTGAGACATGGTTTTATTTAAACTTGCACCTTTATGGGCAATAATGTCGGGCATATATGGACCGGCAAAGGTATAAGTTAAAAATACCGCTGCCACGATCATCAGTGGTGGACCTAAAGAACGGCGGGTTGCTTCAAGCAGTAATAACATGCCCGTTGTTGCAACTGCAGTATCAAAGAAAGTAGGTGCACCAGCACGATCAGCCAGTTGATTATAAAATAGGAAAAGATAAGCAGCACAGAACGCGCCTACGAATGCAAAAACCCAATCGGTCAACGGCACATGGTCACGCGGTGACGATTTCATTGCTGGGTAAGCTGTAAACGCTAAAAATATAGCAAAAGCTAAGTGAATCGAGCGTGCCTCAGTATCGTTAATAATACCAAAGTTTAATATGAACGGCAGAGGAGAAGCATACCATAATTGAAATAACGCCCATATAAATGGCACTATTAACAATATATTTTTAGCAATACCTTTAGGATCGCGTGCACCAGTATCTGATTGTGCAAGCATTTCCTGCAGTTCAGCATCCATGCTAGTGGTTTGATTTTCTGTTTTAGACATCTGTCCTCCATCATTCTGTGATTTTTTATCACACGAAGTGGCTCGGTTATTCGTTAGTAGAATAATTAATAGTTACAGAACTCTTAATGTAAGAAAGGCGATACTGCTAATGATCTTAACTAATCCATAGTATAAGAATAGCCAGTAACGTGAGTAAGAGTAGTAAAATTAAATTATGATTATAAAGCTGGGTAAAATCATCTTATATAAAATAGTAAGGGGACAATGTCCCCTTACTATTTTTAACTAAAAGTTAGCTTATTTTAGGCCAACTTCTTTGTAATATTGCGCTGCGCCAGGGTGTACGGGTGCGCTAAGTGCTGCAGTCGCCATGTCTTCTTTTGTTAGCGATGCAAATGATGGGTGTAAACGTTTAAATGTATTGAAGTTCTCGAATACAGCTTTAGTTAATTCATATACCGTTTTGTTAGGCATTGATTTTGGTGTAACGATTGTTGCACGCGCACCAAATGTTACTGTGTCTTTCGGCGTACCAGTGTAAGTGCCACCAGGGATAACCACTTGGCTGTAGTAAGGGTTTTCTGCAATTAGTTTTTCAACTGTAGAATCGTTAACCGTTACCAGTACCGCGTCACACGTTGTTGTTGCTTCTTTGATTGAACCATTTGGGAAACCAGCGAAGAATACAAATGCGTCGATTTTATTATCACACAGAGCTTGAGATTGTTCGTTTGCTTTAAGTTCTGATGTTAGTGAGAACGCACTGTTGTCCCAGTTATAAGCTTTCATTACAACATCCATTGTGCTGCGTTGGCCTGAACCTGGGTTACCTACGTTTACACGTTTACCTTTAAGGTCTTTAAAGTCTTTAATGCCTGAATCTTTACGAGCAACAATAGTTAGTGCTTCAGCGTGTAGTGAAAATACTGCACGTAAGTCAGTGTAAGCGCCTTGTTTTGCGTATTGGTTTAAACCTTTGTAAGCATAAAACTGTTGATCAGATTGTGCTACACCGAAATCAAGTTCACCAGCTCGCATAGTGTTGATGTTATAAGCTGAACCACCAGTACTTTCTACTGAACAACGAATGTTGTGCTCTTTACGGTTGCGGTTTACAAATTTACAAATTGCACCACCGGCAGGATAATAAACCCCTGTAACACCACCAGTACCGATTGTAATAAAGTCACTTGTATTTGCTGTTGCAATACTTGGTACCGCAGCTGCTACTGTTAAACCTGCTATAGCAAGTGATTTTGCAATTGTTTTTGTAATAGACATGTTGTGTTCCTTTTTATAAGTCATTAGTCGCTTGTTTACTTCAGGGCATTCTGTGGCCATGAAATTGAATCCGTAAATTCAAGTTGGTGTATTAAATCAGCAAAAATAAATAATGCAATACTTATGATACAGCAAAATAACCCGTTATTATCTGTTTGGACCATACTTTGTGACACTAAGTTAACAAAAGTAACACAACCTACAGTTTTGAGGAGATTTAAGCTAAATTCTAGTACAGACTGGGCTCTTAGATGGATTTTTTTTAATAAAACGAGGGATTTGTAAATTTGAGATACGTATTTTTTGAGTGATATTATATTTTGTTAAATGTTCATAACATAACGTAATTATTTTTATTTAAAGCTAAATACGTGAACTCCATCACTGAACTGATTGACTGTTTTGTGTTCGTTTATTAAAATATTAAGCTTATAAAATGGAAATAGACATGGTTAAAAATCGAAAAAACGCTTGAAAGCTTGCATTTTATAACGTGAAACAAGCGGGTTATCGAGTCTAAACGTAATTTCTGACCCTTGTTGGCGTTGTGATAATTTACCGCAATCTAACGCTGAAATAACCCCAGCTTTCGGATAACCACCTATGGTTTGTCTGTCTTGAAGTAAGATAATTGGCAATCCATTTGCGGGAAGCTGCACAGAGCCTAATGCAATGCCTTCTGAAATTAATGATGTTGGTAGGTCAGTTATCACATCACCTATTAGTTGATAACCCATCCGATTTGCTTGTGTGCTGATTTGATATTTATTGGATAGCAGTTGATGCTGCTGTTTTGACGTCAGCAGCGGCCATTGATAGCAAGGTGATAAGCCCAAACTAAGGGGCGTTGCGTAATTGGGGATATAATGTCGAGGCACTGCTATTTCTGTTTGTAATCCTGCTGTTTTGGCACATCGCATTGTTGTTATTGGTAAGAGCTGCCCTTGATATAGTGGAGAGCTGGTTACTTGACTCAATTCATCTCTGATTACTGTGCTACGACTTTGGTAGATCTTTTCTGTTTGCAGGCCACCTACAATGGCGAGATAACCACATTTACCTGTCTTTGCGCCACCATACTGGATCACATCACCGGATTTAACATGATGGGTTTGCCAATTAAATGCTGGCTTATTATTAATCGTCACGCCAAATTCGGCGCCACAAATCGCCATTTGAGTATCAACCAATATTTTTAACGTCATTAATCCATAATGGATTTCAATGCTGGCCATATTACTGCTATTGCTGAGTATTTTATTTGCCCAAAGATACGCGTGAAGATCTGCAGGCCCACCCGGCGTAATACCTAAATGTTGATAGCCAAACCGACCTAGGTCTTGAATTAAGCTGTGAATTCCCGGCTTGATAACTTCAAATGCAGAAACGTTTGTCATTATAGAAGAATCTCTTGCTGGTGAGTGTGCTGATACTGGTGAAAGTCATCCAGCGATATTGGCTTAAATTTAACTTGGCAGCCAACCACAAGGCTATCGAGTGTCACTGTATTATCTCTACTGAGTACCAGAGGGCTTTGACCTATGATTTGCCAACCGCCTGGACTCGCCTTTGGATAAATGGCGGTTTGATTATCAGCAATACCAACACTGCCTGCTGCTACGTGCGACTTTGGCGCTTTGTGTCTGGGTATTTGAATACGTTTATCAACATCACCCAAGTAGCCAAAGTTCGGCATGAAGCCAATCGCATAACAACTATATACAGTCGAAGAATGAATGTGGATGATGTCATCAATGGATAATGCTGCATGACGTGACAAGGGCTCGAGATCAGGGGCGAGGCTTTGGTGGTAACAAACCGGTAGCGTGAGCAAATCAACAGCCATGGGTAATTTATGAAGAGAGGCTTGTAATACTTGCTTAACGTAAGTATGAATTTTATTTATGAGCTGATGAGGCTCTATTAGCATTATGTTAAAGCTAATGAGTAAGGTTTGGTACGAGGGGATGACATCAGTGATAACAGTTTCTAAATCCACGGCATTTGTTAGCTGCTGATTTAAGTTGTAGATCACAGGTAATAGCTGGGCATTATCAGCACCTGTAAAACGGATCAGAATAGCATCATAACCAATCATCTCGAGATGGTACTGCATCGCTCACCCCTTACTTACAGCTATTGCTGATTTTATTTGGGCGATAGCGGCAATGGATTGGGCGTTATCGCCATGCACACAGAGCGTATCAGCATTCAACGGGATTAACTTCCCGGTATTACTTGTTACAAAACCTTGCTCAGCAATTTGTATGGCTTGATGAACAATTTGACTCTGTTGGGTAAAGACGGCACCAGCTTGGCGTCTATCTTGTAGTGATCCTGAATCTGTATAGCGACGATCGGCAAAAGCCTCGAACAGTAATGGCACCTCAAATTGAGCCGCGAGGGCTTCACTGCGGCTATTATCTGCTTGTGCCATTAGCATTAGCGGCAAGTTAGCGCTAAATGCAGCTAAGCCTTTAAGAATGGCGATTAATATAGCCTCATCTTGCATCATATCGTTATAAAGTGCGCCGTGCGGTTTGACGTAACTGAGAAGAATGTTTTGTTGCTGGCAAAAAGCGGTGAGGGCACCGACTTGATAGAGTATTAATGCTTGTATCTCATCGGCTGTACATTGCATATGACGACGGCCAAAACCAACAAGATCGGGATAACCAGGATGTGCGCCTACTGCTACATTATATTGTTTCGCCAGTGCAACCGTTTGCTGCATAATAAGTGGATCTGAGGCATGAAAACCACAGGCGATATTCGCCATATCAATATGTGGCATGACGGCTTCATCTATACCAAGCTGCCAATGACCAAAGCTTTCACCCATATCACAATTTAATTTCACTGGTTAATATCCTTATTAACAAATTCTTTCTATATATAACTGTGTGCTATGACTTCGGTGCACTATAACCTTGGAGAATTATGACCTCGGTGACTATGAACCTTATACCTGTCCCCATGATCAATTCTGTTTGGCATTTTGTGATAATTCTGGTTTATTTACAGAAAGTGTAAGCATTAGTTATTGCAGCAATTAATTATTATGGCAAGTATTTTATATAGATGAAGGATCTTATTGAGGAATTAACACAACTGCTAGCATAAACGGCGGGGGAGTAGACCAGATCAGAAAAAAATCCCTAACAATGACATTATCATGAGTTAGGGATTTGAGCATTTAATACATTCGTCAGTCTGCGGCTAGCAAACTATCTGTTTGGTTGTGCTTTAAATGTTTTACCTGTTTCAGCTACGCTGTCGTTACCCATTAAATAAAGGTAAAGCGGCATAATCTGTTCAGGTGTGAGCAGTACTTTTTCATCTTCACCAGGGAAGGCTTTAGAACGCATACCAGTACGTGTTGCACCTGGGTTGATACAGTTAGCACGGACATTGGTATTTTCAAATTCGTCAGCAAGGGTTTGCATCATACCTTCAGTAGCGAATTTTGAAATTGCATATTCAGCCCAGTAAGCACGGCCTTTTACGCCAACACTTGATGAAGTGAAAAGAATAGACGCTTTGTCTGCTTTTTTAAGTACCGGTAATAGCGCGCTGGTCATAAATAACTGTGCTTTAACATTGACCTGCATTACTTCGTCATAGCTCTTTTCATCGATTTGATGAAATGGACCTAATACGCCTAATTGACCCGCATTGTTCAATAAACCGTCTAGTTTACCGAATTGTGTGTCAATGGTGTCTGCCATGTCTTTATAGTTTTCAACCGTTGCGCCTTTCATATCAAGCGGAATTATCGCAGGTGTTGGGGCGCCAAGTGCTTCGATTTCATCATAAACAGCTTCAAGTTTTGCCACTGTTTTACCCAGTAATATTACTGTCGCACCGTGTGCTGCATAGGTTAATGCTGCTTGACGTCCAATACCGTCACCGGCACCTGTCACTAAAATAGTTTTGTTTTCTAATAGATTTTTTTCTGCTTGATAATCCATTTTTTGGG from the Moritella sp. Urea-trap-13 genome contains:
- a CDS encoding GGDEF domain-containing protein codes for the protein MDNQSSLSEFHWIMNMVQTIDAGLVVLDKDFKVQLWNDFMSNHSGLSARDMQDSPLFSHFSELPETWLRSKIESVFLLKNNAFTSWEQRPYIFRFSNYRPVTGISEFMFQNMTIIPLASLTGEVTHVSLIIYDVTDIAINRLQLDKANEKLARLSQTDSLTQLNNRHNWNTLIANEFKRVKRYEQVSTLMMLDIDHFKKVNDTYGHVAGDKVIAEVSRVIRESVRETDFAARYGGEEFAICLTNTSADKAIILAERLCKAIESALVIEDGNVIQVTISIGMAEFTANTDTVDTWTKNADSALYKSKENGRNQYSIF
- a CDS encoding biotin-dependent carboxyltransferase family protein, translated to MTNVSAFEVIKPGIHSLIQDLGRFGYQHLGITPGGPADLHAYLWANKILSNSSNMASIEIHYGLMTLKILVDTQMAICGAEFGVTINNKPAFNWQTHHVKSGDVIQYGGAKTGKCGYLAIVGGLQTEKIYQSRSTVIRDELSQVTSSPLYQGQLLPITTMRCAKTAGLQTEIAVPRHYIPNYATPLSLGLSPCYQWPLLTSKQQHQLLSNKYQISTQANRMGYQLIGDVITDLPTSLISEGIALGSVQLPANGLPIILLQDRQTIGGYPKAGVISALDCGKLSQRQQGSEITFRLDNPLVSRYKMQAFKRFFDF
- a CDS encoding DUF2986 domain-containing protein, with the translated sequence MNRKKKVVSTLKKKAKKANAKLAPSSNKPRYISKAEREKMALETEAAQPSETVQQEPSAEKAQAAAE
- a CDS encoding TAXI family TRAP transporter solute-binding subunit — its product is MSITKTIAKSLAIAGLTVAAAVPSIATANTSDFITIGTGGVTGVYYPAGGAICKFVNRNRKEHNIRCSVESTGGSAYNINTMRAGELDFGVAQSDQQFYAYKGLNQYAKQGAYTDLRAVFSLHAEALTIVARKDSGIKDFKDLKGKRVNVGNPGSGQRSTMDVVMKAYNWDNSAFSLTSELKANEQSQALCDNKIDAFVFFAGFPNGSIKEATTTCDAVLVTVNDSTVEKLIAENPYYSQVVIPGGTYTGTPKDTVTFGARATIVTPKSMPNKTVYELTKAVFENFNTFKRLHPSFASLTKEDMATAALSAPVHPGAAQYYKEVGLK
- a CDS encoding allophanate hydrolase subunit 1; its protein translation is MQYHLEMIGYDAILIRFTGADNAQLLPVIYNLNQQLTNAVDLETVITDVIPSYQTLLISFNIMLIEPHQLINKIHTYVKQVLQASLHKLPMAVDLLTLPVCYHQSLAPDLEPLSRHAALSIDDIIHIHSSTVYSCYAIGFMPNFGYLGDVDKRIQIPRHKAPKSHVAAGSVGIADNQTAIYPKASPGGWQIIGQSPLVLSRDNTVTLDSLVVGCQVKFKPISLDDFHQYQHTHQQEILL
- a CDS encoding universal stress protein; the protein is MYKTILLPVDLNEEGFSHVAAKHACALAKMSGATIHLLNVLPTSQLPMVSAHFPASVLQEIRKSAYASLQDFAKNHIDDSIATQVHMAEGKPSKEIIKAANKYNADLIVMPSHKRAKLELAVIGSVAARVVSSASMSVMVVKPQ
- a CDS encoding YciK family oxidoreductase, coding for MDYQAEKNLLENKTILVTGAGDGIGRQAALTYAAHGATVILLGKTVAKLEAVYDEIEALGAPTPAIIPLDMKGATVENYKDMADTIDTQFGKLDGLLNNAGQLGVLGPFHQIDEKSYDEVMQVNVKAQLFMTSALLPVLKKADKASILFTSSSVGVKGRAYWAEYAISKFATEGMMQTLADEFENTNVRANCINPGATRTGMRSKAFPGEDEKVLLTPEQIMPLYLYLMGNDSVAETGKTFKAQPNR
- a CDS encoding 5-oxoprolinase subunit PxpA; amino-acid sequence: MKLNCDMGESFGHWQLGIDEAVMPHIDMANIACGFHASDPLIMQQTVALAKQYNVAVGAHPGYPDLVGFGRRHMQCTADEIQALILYQVGALTAFCQQQNILLSYVKPHGALYNDMMQDEAILIAILKGLAAFSANLPLMLMAQADNSRSEALAAQFEVPLLFEAFADRRYTDSGSLQDRRQAGAVFTQQSQIVHQAIQIAEQGFVTSNTGKLIPLNADTLCVHGDNAQSIAAIAQIKSAIAVSKG
- a CDS encoding response regulator, which gives rise to MSVSVLICDDSNLARKQMARTLPPYWDVDVSFASNGAEGIDVIRAGKGSIVFLDLNMPVMDGYQVLEAIQKEQLNALVIVVSGDIQAEAHQRVTTLGALAFIQKPVTSQQIETILINYGIVEKDEFAQAEAQLMAKQIAEKRQLDLIQSIPETLPALGAELDLSPEFRDALQEVANVAMGQAAELLARLLDVFVLLPVPNVNILEASELTMALSAASEQASISTVCQGFICAGISGEALLLFHDSSFGDMAKLMGIENQDSNFQEKEILMDTANILIGAFLQGFSQQLNVSFSQGHPSVLGQHSTVQEMINANNFRKQKTVAIEINYQIEHHNVQCDLLLLFTEKSLPSLLNSLSYLID
- a CDS encoding TRAP transporter permease, producing the protein MSKTENQTTSMDAELQEMLAQSDTGARDPKGIAKNILLIVPFIWALFQLWYASPLPFILNFGIINDTEARSIHLAFAIFLAFTAYPAMKSSPRDHVPLTDWVFAFVGAFCAAYLFLFYNQLADRAGAPTFFDTAVATTGMLLLLEATRRSLGPPLMIVAAVFLTYTFAGPYMPDIIAHKGASLNKTMSHQWLTTEGVFGVAVGVSTSFVFLFVLFGSLLDKAGAGNYFIKVAFSLLGHMRGGPAKAAVVASGLSGLVSGSSIANVVTTGTFTIPLMKRVGFPATKAGAVEVAASTNGQLTPPIMGAAAFLMVEYVGIPYIEVIKAAILPALISYIALIYIVHLEACKAGMEGLPRRHKPTLAQSLFSFMSVVVLIIVLSFAVYYGIGWTKEIFGAGATWIVGIATVAIYVALVKYSTKFPELAIDDPDSELLELPEPGPTAKAGLYFLLPIVVLVWCLTVERFSPGLSAFWATVFMIFIVITQRPLQAYFKQSQPIPSAVKAGFVELFDGMVSGSRNMIGIGVATAAAGIVVGTVTLTGIGLVMTEFVEYISGGNIMLMLGFTALISLILGMGLPTTANYIVVSTLMAPVIVELGAQNGLIVPLIAVHLFVFYFGILADDTPPVGLAAFAAAAIAKADPIKTGIQGFMYDIRTAILPFMFIFNTQLLLIGVDSVGHLLLTIFSATTAMLVFSAATQGYWLTKSKWYETIGLLLITFTLFRPGFWWDMVYPPIEEVGPQHIEQVLAELPNGAGIRLRVEGETLDGAFQTKIVQLPFAEDAISGAERLLSTGLELRFEEDKTIVDMVGFDSPAEKSGIDFDWNILMVERPLDRPAKEFLFIPALLLLAGIAFGQRRRIATNK
- a CDS encoding DUF1456 family protein, translated to MTNNDILRRIRYTFNFSDDKMITLFKQAEADVTRGEISDWLKKDEDPACVRFNDTQMATFLNGLINANRGKKDGPQPEPEHVINNNIVLRKLKIALDLKNEDVLELLEIAGFRLGKHELSAFFRKPDHKHFRECKDQVLRNFLAGLQIKHRPEDK